A region of Salvelinus alpinus chromosome 6, SLU_Salpinus.1, whole genome shotgun sequence DNA encodes the following proteins:
- the LOC139579006 gene encoding coiled-coil domain-containing protein 86-like — protein sequence MSTSEKITPNEGLSAEEDELPPPIVTRTRSGRRVRTPAVYLDSEVPKTPTRRTRKSVIQELPNENAENQTEPEPEVVVVEPVADETRAKKLPSSESKSNALATAEACPKLVKSDTPVGKSLGAVIPAVSHHCNEKENKVGPVPMETVPHRPNKTAKKRTRSESNEKLDVIPLGKPKSGRVWKDRNKQRFSAVVRDKQLCSSWEKKMEAKREKELVKKYSLQLKEDKAREKEEKRKRHEENLKRRAENERKGEVVQVIRNTAKIKRMKKKQLRKIEKRDTLAMLQKSQPRNPKAARKGGKGDK from the exons ATGTCGACAAGTGAGAAAATAACACCAAACGAAGGACTGAGCGCCGAAGAGGACGAGTTGCCTCCACCCATTGTGACTCGGACTCGTAGCGGGCGCAGAGTACGGACCCCAGCTGTGTATCTTGACTCTGAAGTACCGAAGACTCCAACACGCCGAACAAGGAAATCTGTAATTCAAGAGTTACCGAATGAGAACGCAGAGAACCAGACGGAACCCGAACCAGAGGTTGTAGTCGTGGAACCAGTTGCCGACGAGACTCGTGCGAAAAAACTTCCAAGCAGCGAGTCCAAATCAAATGCATTGGCAACAGCTGAAGCATGTCCAAAACTGGTCAAATCAGACACACCTGTAGGGAAATCATTAGGTGCAGTTATTCCAGCTGTGTCACATCATTGCAACGAGAAGGAAAACAAGGTTGGTCCCGTACCAATGGAGACAGTTCCGCACCGCCCAAATAAAACGGCCAAAAAGAGGACTCGTTCAGAGTCAAATGAGAAACTTGACGTGATACCTTTGGGTAAACCGAAATCCGGACGGGTATGGAAGGACCGCAACAAGCAAAG GTTCTCGGCTGTTGTAAGAGATAAGCAACTGTGCTCCTCCTGGGAGAAGAAGATGGAGGCCAAGCGAGAGAAGGAGCTGGTGAAGAAATATTCCCTGCAACTGAAGGAGGACAAGGCCAGGGAGAAAGAG GAAAAGAGGAAGAGGCATGAGGAGAATTTGAAAAGGCGAGCTGAGAacgagaggaagggggaggttgTGCAAGTG ATCCGGAACACAGCAAAGATCAAGAGGATGAAGAAGAAACAGCTGAGGAAGATTGAGAAGAGGGACACACTTGCTATGCTGCAGAAATCACAGCCCAGGAACCCAAAAGCTGCACGGAAAGGTGGCAAAGGGGACAAGTAG